The following coding sequences lie in one Micropterus dolomieu isolate WLL.071019.BEF.003 ecotype Adirondacks linkage group LG15, ASM2129224v1, whole genome shotgun sequence genomic window:
- the lg15h10orf53 gene encoding UPF0728 protein C10orf53 homolog isoform X2 — protein MNPTGSSNTGEVKHCPSNMSAAALRAQGHQSVLEETSDWNMVELAVNGEIVFSCNIKQLQFGGDGELDPVCKEAVTAVENAY, from the exons ATGAATCCAACGGGGTCGTCAAACACAG GTGAGGTCAAACATTGTCCATCCAATATGTCGGCAGCCGCTTTGAGAGCGCAAGGACACCAGAGCGTCTTGGAAGAAACGAGCGATTGGAACATGGTGGAGCTCGCTGTCAACGGGGAGATCGTCTTCAGCTGTAATATAAAGCAGCTGCAGTTTG GTGGAGATGGAGAACTGGACCCTGTTTGCAAAGAAGCTGTAACTGCTGTGGAGAACGCTTACTGA
- the lg15h10orf53 gene encoding UPF0728 protein C10orf53 homolog isoform X1 translates to MPRNARVTICSGPYESNGVVKHRSRRLQGLQAALRAQGHQSVLEETSDWNMVELAVNGEIVFSCNIKQLQFGGDGELDPVCKEAVTAVENAY, encoded by the exons ATGCCGAGAAACGCGCGAGTGACAATTTGCAGCGGACCTTATGAATCCAACGGGGTCGTCAAACACAGGTCCCGCCGCCTGCAGGGTCTCCAGG CCGCTTTGAGAGCGCAAGGACACCAGAGCGTCTTGGAAGAAACGAGCGATTGGAACATGGTGGAGCTCGCTGTCAACGGGGAGATCGTCTTCAGCTGTAATATAAAGCAGCTGCAGTTTG GTGGAGATGGAGAACTGGACCCTGTTTGCAAAGAAGCTGTAACTGCTGTGGAGAACGCTTACTGA